The following DNA comes from Marispirochaeta aestuarii.
CGGAAAAAACGGTCATGCGCATGATCAACCGCAAAGAGATTCCCGCGATAAAAATCGGCAGCCAGTGGCGCTTTTCCCGATCCATGGTGGACGACTGGATTATCTCCAACATGCAGGTAGTCCCCCGCAATGATCTGGCAAAACTGATGGAGGACAGCCACGATCTGGTACCCCTCTCACGGCTGGTGGATACGGGATCCATTATCATGAACCTCAAACCTGGAACCAGGCGGGAGGTGCTGGCCCAGCTGATCCGCCCCCTCGAAGCGATGGAGAAGATCACCGATTCGGCGGCATACCTGGACATACTTCTGGCCAGGGAGGAGATGATGACCACCGCCATCGGTCCCATCGCTTTTCCCCATGCCAGGAATCCCCGGGAAAACGAAGGAGCAGAACCCCAGGTCATTGTCGGAATCTGCCGGGAAGGAACGCAATTCGGTTCCCTGGACGGGAGCCCTACCTACCTGTTCATGCTCCCCTTTACCGACAGCGAGATCATTCATCTGAGGCTGATGGCCAAGATGGCTGTCCTTTTCAAGGAAGAAAAGAACGTTCGCAGGGTGCTTGAAGCTAAAAGCGGCGAACACGTTGTGGGCGTACTGATCTCTCTGGAACAGCAGCACCGTAGTGAATAGAAAATAAGGAGGCGTCCGAAATGACCCTAAGCAGACACCTGAAGCCGGAATGCATATCGATTATCGACCCGCCGGAGAACAAGGATCAGTTACTCAGAAAAATAGCCGCCCTGAGCGGTAACACCGAAGAACTCTCCTCCATCGGGGAAGAGGAAATTTATCAGAAGCTTAAAAAACGTGAAGAACAGGGAAGCACAGCCTTCGGCTCCGGAATTGCGGTTCCCCACTGCAGTTTCAAGGGTCTCGAATCCTTCGTGCTGGGACTCCTGATTCTGAAAGGAAAAGGGACATCCTTCGATGCCCCGGATAAAAAACCGGTAAATCTCTGCTTTTTCATAATCGGCCCCGAGGAAGCGCGGAACGAACACATCCAGATCCTCTCCGGAATCACCCGTCTGCTGAATACCACGGAAGCGGCAAAACAGCTGCGCCAGGCGCGCTGGCCCGATGATGCCTATTCCATTCTGGTTGGTTCGATTGAGCTCGGCAGGGCGGCAAGCGCGCAGGTTCCCGCCTCCCAGATAAGCGTTGCAGTTCAGGACGAATCAGCCTTCATCGATATCCTGGAACTCTTTACCGCGGAACCGGACTGTCACATCGCCGTTTTTGAAGGTACCAGTGCGGGCAGATACCTCCATCACCTGCCCCTCTTTTCCTCGTTCTGGACGGATGAGCAGAATACCGAGGTAAAGCTGATTCAGGCAGTATTGAAGACCAGTGCCTGCAACAACATGATTCGCCGGATCAACACCATCCGGGACACCTCCAAACCCGATTCGGGGGTACTGATCAGCGTTAACGAGCTCTCCTACTGGTGCGGCAGTCTCTCCTACTAGGCAGGTGCATATGGACAATCTACAACTACCCATCCTGGTCGTAGCCGGGATAATAGCATACCTTTCGCTGTACGCCGGAAAGCTCGCAAACAGGATAAAACTCCCCTCTCTTATCGGTTTCATGTTCGTGGGCGTATTCCTTGGCCCCTCCCTGGCAGGACTCCTGAGCTCAGAAATACAGGACTCCATGCAGTTTATTACCAAAATTGCCCTGGGTTTCGTGGCCCTCTCCATCGGAATGGAACTCCATATCAGGGAACTCAGGCGCCAGGGACCGGGAATCATGCTGGTTATTCTGACCGAGTCCTTCGGAGCTTTTCTGGTGGTAGGCCTCGCGGTCTTTCTTTTGACCGGCGACCCTGCACTGGCTCTGATATTCGGCGGCATTGCTCCGGCTTCCGCACCGGCGGGAACCGTAGCCATTATACAGGAGTACCGCGCCCGCGGCCCTCTTACCAAAGCGCTCTACACAGTCGTCGGTTTTGATGACGGACTGGGAATCATAATCTTCGGCTTTGCCTTTGCCGTAGCCAAGGCCATAATATC
Coding sequences within:
- a CDS encoding PTS sugar transporter subunit IIA; translated protein: MTLSEMAEYLQVAEKTVMRMINRKEIPAIKIGSQWRFSRSMVDDWIISNMQVVPRNDLAKLMEDSHDLVPLSRLVDTGSIIMNLKPGTRREVLAQLIRPLEAMEKITDSAAYLDILLAREEMMTTAIGPIAFPHARNPRENEGAEPQVIVGICREGTQFGSLDGSPTYLFMLPFTDSEIIHLRLMAKMAVLFKEEKNVRRVLEAKSGEHVVGVLISLEQQHRSE
- a CDS encoding PTS sugar transporter subunit IIA gives rise to the protein MTLSRHLKPECISIIDPPENKDQLLRKIAALSGNTEELSSIGEEEIYQKLKKREEQGSTAFGSGIAVPHCSFKGLESFVLGLLILKGKGTSFDAPDKKPVNLCFFIIGPEEARNEHIQILSGITRLLNTTEAAKQLRQARWPDDAYSILVGSIELGRAASAQVPASQISVAVQDESAFIDILELFTAEPDCHIAVFEGTSAGRYLHHLPLFSSFWTDEQNTEVKLIQAVLKTSACNNMIRRINTIRDTSKPDSGVLISVNELSYWCGSLSY